The sequence ACAGAAGCCCCTCAGTCTCTAAAACCCAACCCCTTATGAAAAACATCATCCTGATATTAATCATGACCATCCTCGTCGGAGGCTGCGGAAAACCCTCCGCCACTGAACCCGCATCGCATGATGAAGCCATTGTCACCCGTGGCCCCCTGTCGGTCTGGACCCCCTGCGACGGCACACTCGAAGCCCGGCGGGTTGAAACCATTCTCTCCCAGTTTCAAGGAAGGGCCACTCTCATCGAATTGATTACCGAAGGCTCACACGTGCAACGGGGCGACCTACTGGCACGTCTGGACGCCTCCCAATTGGAGACCGATCTTGTCAAATTGAAGAGTGAATACGCCCGGACTGAGGCTGAATTGGATGCCTTACAAAACGCCACTATCCCCTTGGAAAGACAGGATTTTGAGGTTCAGCTCAATGATCTTAACTACCAATATGATACCGAAAAACAGATCCTGGTGGATACCCGTGAGCTCGTGGAACGTAAATTGGTATCACGTCGAGAGATTGCCCAGCAGGAATTGAAACTGGCCAGCCTTGAGGCTAAGGCCTCTCAAATTGAACAACATCGAAAACTCGCCGAAACCCACTTGCACCCGGCAAAACTGACGCAGGCCCGTGCGGCTGTAGATGCTGCCAGGCAGCAATTGTTACTGGCACAGCAACAATTCTCCAACTGTGTGGTCACCGCCCCATCGGACGGATTGGCCGTATATCTCCCGCTACATGTCGGCAATGAATTCAGAGCTCTCCGGGTGGGCGATACGCTCTATCCCAACCAGCCATTCCTCTGTATCCCGGACATGAGTGAATTCATTATCCCGTGTTTCATTCCCGAGTCGGATCTTTCACGAGTCCGGATTGGTCAGTCCGCACTTGTCACTCCGCTGGCTTATCCCGACCTCCATTTGACAGCAACCGTGGAAAGTGTTGGCATCATGGCGCAAACACAACCAGGTTATCCTGTCTGGCAGAAATATTTTCGTGTGGTGATTCGTATTGATCAACTTGACGGTCGGCTACGACCAGGGATGTCGCTACACGTGGAAGTATGTTCCTACACTCAGCCTGCAGCCATCCTGATCCCACGGAGTGCCGTTCAATGGGATCAGGGGAAAGGATCATGCCGGGTTCGTACTTTGAGAGGTTTTGAGCACCGCCCCTTGAAACTTGGATGGAGTGATACCCGCTTTCATGAAGTACTTGAAGGAGTTGTCGTAGGCGACAAACTGATCCAGCCATGACCTCCGCGCCCCCACCCATTCTCAAACTGGAGAACATATCCAAGTCGTTTTCCACTTCCCACGGTTCCGCGCTGGTTCTGCGCTCGGTCAATATCAGCATTCATCCCGGTGAGTTTGTGGCCATTATGGGGCCCTCCGGCTCGGGCAAGACCACCTTCCTTAATCTTGCGGCACTTTTGGATCGTCCGACCTCTGGAACTATACATTTCGGGGGGCAGGATATTTCCGTTCTGGATGAGACCACGATGAACACCCTCCGGAAGCACCGTATTGGGATGGTTTTTCAGCACTTCTGCCTGTTGAGCCACCGGACTGTGATGGAAAATGTCCTCTTTAGATTTCGATACCTCGATGTCCCAAGGGCTCAGGCTTTAAACCTCGCACGGCAGGCCTTGGCAGAGATGAGCCTCACTCCCCATGCTGATCAGCCGGCCCGGCTGCTATCAGGCGGGGAAATGCAGCGCACGGCAATTGCCCGCGCCGTTGCCGCTCCGCCCGACCTACTCCTCGTTGATGAACCCACAGGAAACCTTGACCGGGATTCCGCCGAAGTCGTCATGCAGTGTTTCCAGAACCTGAACCTGAGAGGAATCACCATCTTGTTGGCTACCCACAATCCCGCTCTATTGAAATATTGTAACCGGTGCCTCACCTGCCGCGACGGAACGGTCGTCGAAACATCCACCAAGGAGTAACCCCATGCGCTGGATGGCACTAATATATGACCTTGGCGAAGGCACGCGTTCCCAGCCGACACGTACCGGCCTCTCTTTTGCCAGCCTCACAATCGGAATGGTTGCCTTGGTCACTCTGCTCGCCATTCTGGGTGGAGTTCGTCAGAAAACCCAAATTATGATTGGTGAACTCGGCGTTAACGTCTTTGGTCTCGTCCAACCCGCGGAGATTTCACGCAAAGCAGGAAATTCACCGCTTTCGCGTCGCCATGCGGATTACCTAACAGCTAACCTCCCGGAAACCACAGTAACCGGCATGCGACTTGACGACGGTGCCGCGGCAGGGCTCCCTGTCGGCGCCGTGCTGGTGGCAACAGATGAAAGCCTCTTCCAGGTACGCCCTTGGCGCATCGTCCAGGGCCGCGCCATCGACGCCACAGATATCCGAACCCGATCCCATTATGCCATGGCGAGCACAGCCCTGGCGCAGGTCATGAATCTCACAGTAGGCAGTGATGTGCGCCTCCGAAATATGACCTTTCGCATCGTTGGGCTTGTAGAAATCGAAGCAGGCACATTAGAGTCTGGCGATACCCAGCCCGGCGTCACGCCCGGGAATCGTCTGTTTCTAGTCCCTTGGAGCGTCCCAGCCTGCTGGTCCACCGAAACGGTGTTCGACGCCGCCCGGGTGGACGCGATTTTCATCAAGGGTTCCGCACCCGCCCATTTTGACAACAACACCCGTCGTACCAGGGCCTTAATGCAGCAGCCCGACTATGCCGTGGAAGGCCTATCTTGGATCACCCCCCAAAGCCTGATCCACCGTCTCATGCGTTACCAGCGCCTGATCATGCTGGCGGGCGGAACCATCGTACTCTTATGTCTCATTCTGGGAGGCCTGACGCTGACCAGTCTGCTGCTGACCGGTGTTCAAACGCGTGTCCCGGAAATCGGATTGCGCCGGGCATTGGGAGCATCCCCTGCTGACATTGGCATTTTATTCATGTGTGAAGCCCTACTCATCACACTATCCGCTACAGTGGTAGGCACGGGTGGCGCATGGATTCTGTTGAAGATGACTCTGGCCTGGAGTCCCCTTCCCGTCTACCTTGGTGCTACCGTAGCCGCTATTCCACTCCTGTCAGGCATCATTCTGGGAGTCATTTTCAGTTACTGGCCCGCCCGGGCTGCCGCCCGAATTTCTCCTTCCGAAGCCTTGAGAAATGAATGACGAGGAGCACCTACAATT is a genomic window of bacterium containing:
- a CDS encoding ABC transporter permease, with the translated sequence MRWMALIYDLGEGTRSQPTRTGLSFASLTIGMVALVTLLAILGGVRQKTQIMIGELGVNVFGLVQPAEISRKAGNSPLSRRHADYLTANLPETTVTGMRLDDGAAAGLPVGAVLVATDESLFQVRPWRIVQGRAIDATDIRTRSHYAMASTALAQVMNLTVGSDVRLRNMTFRIVGLVEIEAGTLESGDTQPGVTPGNRLFLVPWSVPACWSTETVFDAARVDAIFIKGSAPAHFDNNTRRTRALMQQPDYAVEGLSWITPQSLIHRLMRYQRLIMLAGGTIVLLCLILGGLTLTSLLLTGVQTRVPEIGLRRALGASPADIGILFMCEALLITLSATVVGTGGAWILLKMTLAWSPLPVYLGATVAAIPLLSGIILGVIFSYWPARAAARISPSEALRNE
- a CDS encoding efflux RND transporter periplasmic adaptor subunit — its product is MKNIILILIMTILVGGCGKPSATEPASHDEAIVTRGPLSVWTPCDGTLEARRVETILSQFQGRATLIELITEGSHVQRGDLLARLDASQLETDLVKLKSEYARTEAELDALQNATIPLERQDFEVQLNDLNYQYDTEKQILVDTRELVERKLVSRREIAQQELKLASLEAKASQIEQHRKLAETHLHPAKLTQARAAVDAARQQLLLAQQQFSNCVVTAPSDGLAVYLPLHVGNEFRALRVGDTLYPNQPFLCIPDMSEFIIPCFIPESDLSRVRIGQSALVTPLAYPDLHLTATVESVGIMAQTQPGYPVWQKYFRVVIRIDQLDGRLRPGMSLHVEVCSYTQPAAILIPRSAVQWDQGKGSCRVRTLRGFEHRPLKLGWSDTRFHEVLEGVVVGDKLIQP
- a CDS encoding ABC transporter ATP-binding protein, with amino-acid sequence MTSAPPPILKLENISKSFSTSHGSALVLRSVNISIHPGEFVAIMGPSGSGKTTFLNLAALLDRPTSGTIHFGGQDISVLDETTMNTLRKHRIGMVFQHFCLLSHRTVMENVLFRFRYLDVPRAQALNLARQALAEMSLTPHADQPARLLSGGEMQRTAIARAVAAPPDLLLVDEPTGNLDRDSAEVVMQCFQNLNLRGITILLATHNPALLKYCNRCLTCRDGTVVETSTKE